GCTGCGTTCACTACGGCAGCGATTTTAGCCTCATAGTGGTGTTCATGTTTGGCGTCCCTTGCGgtcaacacatacacacttgtACAACAGGGTGAAGAACGGAGGGATAAGTACAATTCTTGGGCTGCCCTGAAATGAATAGTTGACCAGTATTTGCGTCATGATTGGAAGCCTTATATATTATGGGCTCTATCCTTTAAGTAAACTCCTGACTAAACTCTCAGGTAAGAACCTCACGCTGCTACACGTTCACTCTATGCTCAAGTGTTAGCGAGCTAGCAGCCATGCTAATAGTTACGCATGAATTGCCTCAGCCAAATTACATTAATGTTACAACCAAATATACGAAGTTATATCGAAATTAACCTCGTACGATTAACGATAACGTTATTAGTTTTTCTACATGTCCAGTGCTATATGCTACTTCAGCTGTTTGGCGTCTGGTTAGGGCTGTATCCCAAATGTGGGCTAGTTTTCTTTGGAAAGTGCACTAGTTAGGGTgtgaatctgttttttttttacacactacATAGGGCTTTGCGTGTATAGTGGAAGCGCTATTTGGGATTGAGTCCGAGCGTTACCTACAGGTGCCACAATGATTTATgctaaataattgtaataagtGAATTAAAGAAAATTATCAAAAATGTCGATTCCCTAAACCTTACATGTACTTCTCTTACAAGCAAAATGTGCATTTATTTTGGTCAAACAACTCATgtaaaattgttttaattctTATGATAACTAGCATGGGTAAGTATTTAAATCAgttggcaaaagtattgggacacacctcttaatcattgaatttacaaaatacaatcaagttggtcagccaaaacttAAGTCTTTTTAGTACTTCTGACagttaaagattttttttttttaaatgcattttacaaaaatgtcccaTAATACTCAAATTTCTTACTAATATAAGTCTGAATACACAAATATAAGACAGACCctagtaaaatattaaacactgcTTATGCTGTGAATATCACAACAATGTGCagacaagcaaacaaacaaaaatgtcccaactttttttggaacataAACTTCATACTGACTGTACATTTATAAAGAACTTGATTCTTTACTTGCTTtttcaagaaggtcctgggttcgatccccaggtggggcggttcgggtcctttcagtgtggagtttgcatgttctccccgtgtctgtgtgggtttcctctgggtgctccggtttcctcccacagtccaaagacatgcaagtgaggtgaattggagactctaaattgtccaagactgcgtgttcgatataaccttgtggactgaggaaccttgtgtaatgaataactaccgttcctgtcatgaataaccaaagtgtaaaacatgacgttaaaatcctaataaacaaacaaacaaactttacttGCTTTTTAAAGACTTAACTGATTGCTGAGGTGTGTCTGAAAATATGGACTCTTGGAAATTTGTTAGCAAGTGTAATACTTTTAAGCCTCTTAATATGATATGTTTTATGATGTTTTATaaccttgtctgttttatacaGAACTGTGGTGGAACGATCGTCCTGTATTCATAAATGGCAAAGGATTGTGGGATTGTGATGGTCCAAGTCCTTACAGAAGGCTTAATGAGCAGCAGTCTGTCTTGTTGGATCAGTGGTGCAGCACTGCAAGTGAGCTTTCCGAGACACCTAAATCCACTCACTGGAAGAGGAGGAACACTAATGGACTGGTGGATGGTGAATCTGTTTTGGAGATCATAAAGGGCACAGAAGAGAAGAATTGTCAGCGGCAGGATTTGGACGTAGCAATGTTTCACAAAGAAGGGGAGAATATCTATGTAAAAAATTCCATGAATATTGATCCTGAACCTTTAAATGAGGGAAACAACTCCAATTTGGTGCTAAAGCTGGATAGTGACCTTGCTGAGGAACAGGCTGCAGGAACGGGTGGCGATATGAACAGATTACTGCAGGACAGTGAGCAGCTAGAATCAGCGATTGCAAGGGAGGCATCTGCTGCTGCAGCAGGGATGGCATTGGTGACGCCAGGTGAAAAGCCAGTAGCGTCAGCTTTAGCAGCAGACGGACGGGTTCCATTGCACACAAATTCACATCTAGTGGCTGCTTTAGGCACTTATGCATATGCTACACTTGATAATACAGACCTACCTAATAAAATAGAAGGTGGTCATGAAACCATGCCACTTGAAATAACACCAGAGGGTGGTAATGAGTGGATACGTTATGATTATACACAACCAGCAGAAGTGACTCGTGTTGGTGCATTTACACATGAAAACCAGCTTGGATTTCAAATGGACAGAAACACAGGAGAAATTAAAGACCTTGTCGGTGCTGCTTGTCCTTTGTACAACTTAAGTACTTTACTTGCAGATAATCATGCACAGACCATCAGTGATCAAACATGGGCCCAGTCTGCACCCACAGGTTGGCATTTTCCAGTGGGACTAGGGCTGTCAGAGGTGACGAACTCTTCCTTAGCACAGTTTCCTAGCATGAGCTACTACCCTACAGTTCAAGAGAGCAACTGTTTTGAAGGTAATGCTTGTTTTGCTTGTTTCTTGCTGCATGGCATTTAccacatacactacatggccaaaagtatgtggctaCCCTTTCTAATTATTGTGTCATAGCTATTGCTAACAGTTTTCAATAAATATGCTTTCAGTTTTGTGGCactagtttggggaaggcctctTCCTGTTTCAGCTTCAGTTTGGTGTGGTGAAATTAGTTTGAACTGGACATTAAAAGATACATTTCCGTTCTCTTTTTAATTGTTGATTATTTTTCACCGATAACAGACAAGCCTAGAGCGTACCATTAAAACATATAAAGTTACAGTTTCATATCAGCAAAGTCATTATgctttagtaaataaaacacagcataATGGTAAACGTGGcagttagaatagaatagaataaaatagaatctttattgtcactatacacaggtacaatgaaattttaaatgacatctctccaatagagtagcagcagtagagaaaagACTGTAGCAGTAATcacaaaaaattatttacactctaaaaataagacaaaaataaaaatctttgcACTCTTAAGTAAATTTACATTGtagctttaaatattaaatactgacTGTGTGTGCAAATGCTGCATAGTCCGTGTGCGACCCTTagtcctgtgtttgtgtgtgtgctcagtctTTTTCAGTTCTGTGGTGtgtgatggaggccacagctctGGGCAAAAATGTCTCCTGTTCCTTAGTCTATTTGTGCGTGCTTTTATTGTCCTGAACCGTTTAGATGAACACCgtgaacagaaccagttcagcattcACAGTGTAGATTGTATATGTTGTTCAGCAGTGAACATTTTAATACAAGTGCTAACTAGACATTCATTTTCTcaaccattttatcctggtctgggtcagTTTTACCAAACAGTGAGCCTAAAGGcatgaataccctggacagaccGCCAATCCTAaattagccagtcatgtctatgtagattcccagctggccgatagcacgaTTTCACAGGTACCCCGTGGTAGGCTAGTGTAGTAGACTACTAGACTAGTACTTATCTGCAAAATAAGCTGATTTTCTGCCTTTATGCTTGGATGTGATAACAATATACAcataatttttgttttaaaaaaacattacactGAGATCCACATGTAGCTCCACTCCCAGTTCCAATAAAGCATCAGCTGTTGGGAATAAACTTAAATGATAGTTTTAACTAACAACAATAATTGAACAATATTAAATAGTTTTATCTATTATCAGTTAACCGATTAATCATTGACAAtcctagtttttttttattaattaaaacaacaTTCTTTTCTAAGTTTCTAAGTTTCTTAAGTATTTAGCATTTTGTTGGTACTGTATTTGTGTGAGTAGCATTTGTCTTAAAGCAGAGCTCTTTTTTGTTTTGCTATTTAGTGATGTGGAGGGTGTGGGAGGACCTGAGTGAAAATGATGACGCTACCTTTGCAGACCCAGGCTCCAAGTTCTACTTCACTGTAATGTCCTACAACATCCTGGCCCAGGACCTGCTAGAGGCTAACTCAAGGTTGTATGCACACTGCTCAGAGGATGTGCTGGCATGGGAATACCGCTTTCAAACCTTCCTAAGAGAGCTTCAGACCTGGGAGCCTGATGTGAGTTACTGTACATCACTGACTGATCAAATAGCCTAGCTATTAGGAGCTGCACCTGAAGGCCATCTGGCCTAAAAACTGCCAAATTaagtatgcagaccagaatgagcTGCTGTGATTGCTCCTAAATACAAAAGCAGCTGgaaattataaataaagcaTGGGTTATAGTTAAAGCTGTGATACACATGAAAGCATGATTTTTTTTGGTCATATATGTTTTTAAAcctttacagattatttgtctTCAAGAAGTCCAAGAGAATCACTACCTGGAGCAAATGCAACCAGCCCTGACTGAGATGGGTGAGCACATTTCCCCTACATGCCGCAGCATGTAAATTTTAAGGTTGTTCAGTTAgtgttacatttataaatatatcataTCAATATCAGTAGTATTTGGCAGTTTTTGGCACCAGTTTGACCACGTACATTCCAGGCAATtgagctcaagggcccaacaatgacaaCCTGATAGTGGTGTGGCCTGAACCaggaccttctaattactaggcCATCTCCTTAACAACTAAGCTTACAATTAAGAGCTACCACTGCAATAAACAGAGGCCGCGGTGGGACTGGTTCCacaaggaaacactgggtgcaagccAAATAACCTGGACAGAGCACATATTAATTGCAGGACTTGCAACCCCCAAccgagacatagccaatcatgtctgtacagatGCCCAGCTGGCTTaagtctcagtggtggtgggctattGTAACAGACTGCTCCACCAGAGTGCACCTTATCAGTCAGTATACTTAAATTATTCTGCAGAACACAGCGTGTCTTACTCTGCTGCCTGCCACCCTAGaaatcctaataattaaattcattaaatcttttaattgaatttattgtatgtattttttaaaaacgaTGGGTCATATGTTGTCATTGTTTTCTATCACATTTGATGTAGGGCACTAATTGAAAGTGAAGGAGAGCAGAGATTGGGACGGGGCTCTCCATACGCAAATCCAACCTCACACGCAAATCCATTGAAGTATAGGTGGATAAGAAGGGAtaggtggactgcgcacacgttGGAATGgttgtgtgtcaggcaaatatacacccACCCTGGATGTCATTGGGATTCCCAACAGcagattggctatgctaaattgggagaaaaaaggggaaaaatgcattttataaaatgtattttttgccAGAGTGGGCTTTAGAATGATTTGAAAAATCTAAACAAATCTTTAcattgtgtgaatgtgtgcagTTATTAACCATTTTCTACAAAGTTTCATCAAGTGGTCATCTTCATTGCTTATTTTTGCTTTCTCCAGGCTATTACTGTGTTTACAAGCGCCGCACTGGCACAAAAACAGACGGCTGTGCGGTGTGTTACAACACCCAGCTCTTCACACAGCTGTCGGTCAGCCTGCTCGAGTTCCAGCGCAATGACTGTGAACTGCTGGACCGGGACAACGTGGGCATCGTGCTCCTCCTTCAACCAACTGCAGCACGCAGTGAAGGCCTGACATTCAGACCCATCTGTGTAGCCAACACACACCTGCTGTTCAACCCCAGGAGAGGAGATGTGAAACTGGCTCAGCTCGCTATAGTGCTGGCTGAAATTGACAAAGTAACCAAGCAGTGTAAGGTCAAAGGGCACGACTGTGAGGTCATTCTGTGTGGGGACTTAAACTCCACACCCAACATGCCTCTGTACGAGCTGATCAGCACTGGCTGGCTCTACTACCACGGGATGCCAGCATGGATGGTGTGTTTCAATTAATCGATTTCAGTGTTTGTTAGCAAAATATGGATGTGATTGGTTGTTGTAGAATTAACTGAATATAAGGGCAGGTGCTGAATGTAGCAGTGTTTCATTTCTCAGTACAGGGCAACATGTTGACATTTGTAGGATTTGTTGAATGTGTATTTTAGCTCTGTCTTATCAGTTTACAAAGTGTCAATGGGTAATATTGGAAAAATCTGATGAATCTGATTCACTGTTTTAGGccttttttttaagctttttttgttCCATTTGTAATTGCAGGTCTCTGGTCAGGAAGACCTGTCCTACAAAACCTATCACAGGAGGCTGTATGCGCCATTGTGGCCCAGCAGCCTGGGCATCAACGATAACTGTCAGTACTCTAATGTCTCTGAGCCTCATGTCAAAGAATCAGGTCAGTGGAGATGCATTTATTTGTGTGCCAGTGTGTCTTTTTATACTGTGAACTGTGaaattttattttcaaaacCAGTTACCCTGCCTTAGTTACCCAGGTCAACCAGTTAATTTACTCACTTTATTTAACCCATTTATGCATGAATTATAACAACAGgaatcaagatttttttccagaATTGTTTAATTTTCCTTTCAGGCTAATACAActatttttttaatagttttttttatttttaagtgtaATTAATTAGGAGTTATTCATGTGTCTACTCAGGTGGACAGCATGCATTTGAGTTTCACTGATAGTGATATTTCATTAACAGCCCAATGAATAgaacatacattttttttagaaataaataaatttagaaGTAAAATACAAACTTTTAATGATGTACAACAAAATGGTACCATGTTTTAACATGTACTAGACTGGCTAtgaaaaaacatgaacagtccAATGCTTtgtgaaaacagaaaaaaatgaattgGTTTGTTTGTGGAATCTATTTACGATACCTTAGCAAAGCAGTCGGGGCACAAAGGCACAAGACATTTCAAGGTTTTTTGCGTGCATAGAGCATCTTGGCATCTGTGTGCATTTTTTGCATCCTTGAGCTGAGGCCCATACTTTTCAGGCCCAAATCTGATCTCAGTATATCTCATAGGTACAAATGGTACAAAGAACACCTTGTGATTCTCCTCTGTATATAATCACATAGacacaacattaaaaatattcatttaatactattaaaaatagtgtggtttacaaaaaaaatcaaacgaGGTGTATTTTCACCAAAATATGGATTtagtataaaatacatttggtaGTTGAAATATCCCCAGAATGCATGATGTCCGTTTTAGTAGACATGTGGGTAATTGTAATTtactgctttaaaaaaataaatatttgaacaaCACAATGACTGTATTGCTTCTCAGATGTTGCATTTTGTGCTCAAATTTTATTTACCAGCAAGGATGCCTTTTAGTAGAAGAATTTTACAGAAATCCCCACAGCACCAGAGTTTCTGACATTCCGTCAGCTATTTTGGTTTACCATATGATTTGTTGCACTTACAATTATTGGCCACATGGTGGCGCCATAGTGGGTTGTTCGCTAGCGTCCATTTAAAGGGCTGTCATGCAtcaattacagtaaaacctacACACATagaaaatgacttttaaatagCTGTCCAATGTAGTGACCACTATGCACGAAAGGGTTAATGAATAATgggttgaatgaatgaataattagacagCACACAGGCCTTATTACTCAAAGTAAGATAGGCAATAACTATTCCCAtggataattaaaataattaaaaatcttACATTACATTGTGTACTGTATCAGGATCTAAACCATTTCATGTATAACATGGAGGGCATTAGGGGGTGAAACAATTTTTCATGACTTTGTAATTAAAGAGTTTTGGGACAACTTTTTATAATTAAACAGCTCAAAGTGTCCCAGAGACACTTGActgttctttatttatatagatttATCCTTTTAGGACTTCTATAGAATAGAACCAAACTTTTTATTCAGGCTTGTGAAGAGAAGGGAAGTTCTTTATATAAAGCTGATGAGTGAGCATTTCCCAGTCACTGTAAAGCCccatgtgtggtgtgtgtgtgtgtgtgtgctgttgaGTCTATGAATAAAGCTATATTTGCTCTTCCTGCAGGGAAACTACAGTACAATCATGATTTCCTGCGGCAGCTGCGTTATTGCCCGGCAGCTTGTGTGCGTCCTGCTGACTTAGAGCTCATACCAGGTGTCACCGACAATATCCCAAGTAATTCACCTAAACTCACtattgtatatttattcagcattttaaaacaattacacttacatactgacagtaacttttttttattattatttaatatataatattaaataatcttTAATTGTCTTCATCTGTATATCCACATTACAAATACCAAGATATATAAATACAGGCAGACATAGAGAGAGATTTCTGtgccatatttcttttagtaattttatatattatttctatttatttatgcattttctcccatttttctcctgatttagcgtagtcaatttgtcttccgctgctgggggatccctagttgcatttgaggagggtatattttctactcacgcctcctctgacccatgcgcagtccttagtggacctctttttttcacccatgcattctgcacaggcacctctatctgctaatcaaggTCCTTGCatagcatttgaagaccccacccacatagtctggtcatcccgccctagcagacacggtggccaattagtgtctgctgcaggcactgccaattatgcccgctagatggcgcccagccgacctgtgtcaatgcagagtttcgaaccaaggagttcagaatctcagcgctggggtgctagcagaatatcccgctgcgccacctgggcacctctaattttatatatattttaatattttaatcagACGTTAATTCTGGTCAGGCTTGTGGCGGGTCCAGTTCCACCGGGAAATGCTGTGTGCAAgacagagcaccaatccatcacagggcttcggccagCTCCCCTTcagacatacatttacattttcggcatttagcagacgctcttatccaaagaCAAAGCCAATGCTATCTGTGTAGATACCTGGCCCTCTAATAGGACTATTAAGGTTTGAACAGATATAACCTCTTATTCTGTCTAGTTTTCCAACTTTCCAGAACTGGAGTGTCTTCACTCACAATTCATTCAATTAAGTCATTGCCTGATTTGAAATTGGGAGCTAGACCAGTCTGGCATAAGTATATGAGTCAAACCAATtttgtttccattttatttttagtCTGTAGGAATTTTGTGTCTAGAAATTGCTTAGAAGCTACTAAAGTGGCAAATAGGGTTAAAAAATCTTGACCCTTTTAAAGTTTCTTTTGTATTCTTTGTTTGTTAATTTGTGAAAACACtgtgctttttatttcttttagtgCCTGATGAGATGCAGCAGTTTGCTCCAAGGTAACCTTTAGTCTGAATTTAGTTTTAAACTGAGAAACCTAATACATTTGTTTACATCAAAGCTACTGTCACAAAAAGCTATTTCTCTATTAAACCTGccgtttctgttctgttttgacAGAAGGTTTAGAAACACTATATATCACAGCTTAAACTTAAGCTCAGTGTACAACCAGAACATAACAGGAACCACACTCGACGCAGTCACCACACTGCACTCAGACGGAGCCGCCATGGTCGACTACATCTTCTTCTCCAGACGAGGTAAAGGTAACTCACAGACAGTGTTTATAATCTGATCAAATTTGCATTTGCTTATTTCATTTGAAGGCTTTCTGCTGACTCGAGTCTGTCTTGCTACATGTCGGTGTATTTATGAACTCTGTGTCTCCTTCTGTGTAGTTCCGAACGGGGAAAAGGGTCTGAAGTTACTTGGTCGACTTGCTCTGCTGTCCGAGGCAGACCTATGGTCACAGAATGGACTTCCAAATCAAGCTTTTCCATCTGACCACCTCAGTCTTATGGCCAAGTTTCAGCTCAGCTGAGTATTCAAAGCTCAAGCCAGGACAGTGAATTAGGGGGTTTAAGTTTGCCCTGTAACTAATGGAATGCACTGTGGTACAGCTATTTCTGACTTGAACTGAATGTTTTTGAGGCCTTAACCAAAGCCAAAGCTTTTTTGGAACATAAAATTAGGCTTTACACTTAACCTTACTTGATCGTTTACTGGGTTTCACCAGTTCTTACATTTGTTTTAAAAGGCAGTTTTACATGAGGTGATGGATAACAAATTCCACATTCAATGGCTTTGATGGATTTTGTGTTCAAGCACTTTATTACCTGTGTCGTCACTTAAATCCACAAATGAATCTAGTATAAGAACTAGTGCATTATGGGACTGTGTCATTCATTTCAAGAGTCATGGTCATTGGCACAAATTGCAAACAGCTTTTATTTCATAATGTTTGCACTGCAGGTATTTATTATCTCTGTGGATTTAGTTAATTTTACTAGAGTAAAACATTGTTATTTGCAAACTTTTAGCGAGCAGCTGTAAAAGTATTTCCCCGAGATGAACACTGCAAACAGCTGGTTTCCCTATGCATTGTCTGCTGCAGAATTTGCCACCATGTAGTGTTAAACTACACCTAAAACGGGATTAtccgttagcacaccagagccgggGTTCCAATCTCGCCTCTGTTACCTctcagctgggcgccctctagcaggcacaattggcttaTTCCTGCAGCAGACGAAATTGGcttctagtctgctgggtgggaaagaccagatTAAGGGAAGGGGTTATTAGGACCTTGGTTGCACAGGGCGAATaaaagggattggtggactgcgcacacattAGAGggagtgtgtcaggcaaatatacatcCTCCTCGGATGCTGtgggggtccccagcagcggattggctatgctaaattgggattaaaaagggggtaaaatgcataaaaacacctGAAGAAAAGCCATTGCCAGATAGAATGGTAGATAGCATTACATAGCATTTTTCTTTGTGTACAAAGAGGGGGGTTCTTACAGGGAGGTTCGAGGGTACAGGATTCTGAAAAGCAATTATTTATACAGTCTTATACAACCGTTTGCTTGCTTTGCTGGTCAAATTCCATGTTCGGGTAATTTTCTTAGTGGCAAATGAGTATGCACAGCCTCCAGAGTCAAAACTTTTGAGATTACTTGCATTTTGCGGGCGCTTGTGTGTCGCAGCGATCTAAAGCAATATCGCTCCACTAAGATCTCAGCAGAGCCGTCGATATGGTCGGGCGCCCACGTACACAAATGGCCGTATTTGAgagatgtaaggtcagacagGGTCTCCTCCAGCAGCTGGTATAATATGCAATGTTTGGGACTGATCTGGACTCCTGCATGAGTGAGGTGTGGGGGGTGGGGGATGGGATTGCAATTCTTTGTGGGAACCAAACATTGGCAGGTCACGTGTCAGAATGTGGTGATctggctctccttggtcagatCCGGGGTTGTGCAAGCGGCAGCAGATTTACAATCGAGAATTGGAAAGGACAGAATAAAACACCACATCTGGCATAAATGTGCAGATCCTATTTCCTCTTCTGTAAAGGATGTTACTTATTTTCACTTGGGATTTGACTAGTGATGTACAAACCTTTGTATAAAACCATTAGCATGAAACTGAATtacacagccataacattaaaaccacctccttgtttctacacacactgtctattttatcagcttcacttaccatatagaagcactttgtagttctacaattactgactgtagtccatctgtttctctacataccttttagcctgcttttaacaggaccaccacaggacaggtattatttaggtggtggatcgttctcagcactgcagtgacactgacatggtggtggtgtgttagtgtgtgttgtgctggtatgagtggatcagacacagcagcgctgctggagtttttaaataccgtgtccactctagaCATTTttaccaagttggtccaccttgtagatgtaaagtcagagacgatcgctcatctattgctgctgtttgagttggtcatcttctagaccttcatcagtggtcacaggacgctgcccatggggtgatgttggctggatatttttggttggtggactattctcagtccagcagtgacagtgaggtgtttaaaaactccatcagcattgctgtgtcttatccactcataccagcacaacacacactaacacaccaccaccatgtcagtgtcactgcagtgctgagaatgatccaccacccaaataatacatactctACAGTGGCCcttgggggtcttgaccattgaagaacagtataaaagggggctaacaaagaatgcagagaaacagatggactagagccagtaattgtagaactacaaagtgcttctatatggtaagtggagctgataaaatggacagtgagtgtagaaacaaggaggtggtcataatgtcggTGTATACTGTGATAGACAATTTTGGCTGTATTTCCACTTTAATAAGTAATGACACGTCTTTTCTGGTAAAGTTTCAGCAGTTGTTTTAGAATTGGCCACTGATATTTACCTAAGAATTGCTGCTCTAGTTCCCTGGGACATTTGATGTCTGTTCACACTCATTTGTTCATGTTGAACCCCTTTTACAAATGCACCATTTGAGTGTagacacatgtaaagttattttCTTCCTAGCAGGTTTTAAACGTTTCCTCTCTAGTGAAGTTTCTAAAAGACGTTTTAGTCATATACCATTTTATATAATCTAAGGTTATATGACATAAGGTTGTTGGAACCTTGTTGTCTTATAGTTTTTCTTTTTGATGAGTTTTTGTTGCTTTTGGTGTTTATTACCAGAACATGTTTGTAGGGGGGAATCCTTATTGTACCCAGTTctgttattttaatttatttttttgactATCTGCATTTGTTTTAATCACTTGTGTATTCTTTCTGTGGAAGAACAATAAATGACTTGGCATTAAAGGGTTTGTTTTGCTGTTATTTTAgtttggctactctaaattgatTATAGGTATGACTGTAGACATACCTATTAAAACTGATTATAGGTATGACTATTATGCTTTGCTTTAGTCCTTGGATCTATATCTTCATTCCAGAGCTTTGAAATGCTGGGCACAAGGTGAGCATACAATCTGGTCTCTCACACTTTTATTTATCCACTCATGCTTAATAACATGCTTTATTCTAACTAGGGTCACGGTAATATGGAGCCTTTCCAAGGAACACTGTGAGTTAGGGAGGAATACTTTGGATCAGCACCAGTTTCTGAGTTGAACGCCTGTAGTGGTGACTTTACTGCTTTAGTTATTAGATTCATGTCTGATATATGACTTGCATTTAAAACATGCGGATGTAGCAGGAacgttttttttgcattttctcattGCAGGACATTAGGATGCTTGTATTGTCTGCTATAAACTGAAGTATGTGGAGCTTCCCAGCTGCCTCCACTGAAGCATAACGAGACTGATT
This window of the Trichomycterus rosablanca isolate fTriRos1 unplaced genomic scaffold, fTriRos1.hap1 scaffold_275, whole genome shotgun sequence genome carries:
- the LOC134307485 gene encoding protein angel homolog 1-like, with amino-acid sequence MIGSLIYYGLYPLSKLLTKLSELWWNDRPVFINGKGLWDCDGPSPYRRLNEQQSVLLDQWCSTASELSETPKSTHWKRRNTNGLVDGESVLEIIKGTEEKNCQRQDLDVAMFHKEGENIYVKNSMNIDPEPLNEGNNSNLVLKLDSDLAEEQAAGTGGDMNRLLQDSEQLESAIAREASAAAAGMALVTPGEKPVASALAADGRVPLHTNSHLVAALGTYAYATLDNTDLPNKIEGGHETMPLEITPEGGNEWIRYDYTQPAEVTRVGAFTHENQLGFQMDRNTGEIKDLVGAACPLYNLSTLLADNHAQTISDQTWAQSAPTGWHFPVGLGLSEVTNSSLAQFPSMSYYPTVQESNCFEVMWRVWEDLSENDDATFADPGSKFYFTVMSYNILAQDLLEANSRLYAHCSEDVLAWEYRFQTFLRELQTWEPDIICLQEVQENHYLEQMQPALTEMGYYCVYKRRTGTKTDGCAVCYNTQLFTQLSVSLLEFQRNDCELLDRDNVGIVLLLQPTAARSEGLTFRPICVANTHLLFNPRRGDVKLAQLAIVLAEIDKVTKQCKVKGHDCEVILCGDLNSTPNMPLYELISTGWLYYHGMPAWMVSGQEDLSYKTYHRRLYAPLWPSSLGINDNCQYSNVSEPHVKESGKLQYNHDFLRQLRYCPAACVRPADLELIPGVTDNIPMPDEMQQFAPRRFRNTIYHSLNLSSVYNQNITGTTLDAVTTLHSDGAAMVDYIFFSRRVPNGEKGLKLLGRLALLSEADLWSQNGLPNQAFPSDHLSLMAKFQLS